In one window of Bradyrhizobium sp. AZCC 1721 DNA:
- a CDS encoding homocysteine S-methyltransferase family protein, translating into MAKYRHALPQRRGGVFLTDGGMETTLIFHEGVELPHFAAFVLLDSAEGREKLKQYYAAYLAVAREHGVGFVLDSPTWRANPDWGTKLGYDASALAGINVRSIAFLEELRSGWERPGAPCVISGAIGPRGDGYKAGNMQADEAEAYHRAQIAAFVEGGADMVTAYTLTSINEAIGIARAARSQGIPAAISFTVETNGRLVKGEALREAIETVDRETDGAPEYFLINCAHPTHFEDALKAGEAWTERIHGIRANASTKSHVELDESETLDAGDPADLGRRYVALRNAFPTMRILGGCCGTDHRHAAAICEACVPPRALSA; encoded by the coding sequence ATGGCCAAATACCGACACGCCCTGCCGCAGCGCCGCGGTGGCGTTTTCCTCACCGATGGCGGCATGGAAACCACGCTGATCTTCCACGAAGGCGTGGAGCTGCCGCATTTCGCTGCCTTTGTGCTGCTGGATAGCGCCGAAGGGCGGGAAAAGCTGAAGCAGTATTATGCCGCCTATCTCGCGGTCGCGCGCGAGCATGGGGTTGGCTTCGTGCTCGACAGCCCGACATGGCGCGCCAATCCGGATTGGGGCACCAAGCTCGGCTATGATGCATCCGCGCTCGCTGGGATCAATGTCCGTTCGATTGCATTCCTCGAGGAGCTGCGCAGTGGCTGGGAGCGGCCAGGCGCACCCTGCGTCATCAGCGGCGCCATCGGCCCGCGCGGCGACGGCTACAAGGCAGGCAACATGCAGGCTGACGAAGCCGAGGCCTATCATCGGGCGCAGATTGCGGCCTTCGTCGAAGGCGGCGCCGACATGGTCACCGCCTATACCCTTACCAGCATCAATGAAGCGATCGGCATCGCGCGCGCCGCGCGGTCGCAAGGGATACCGGCGGCCATCTCGTTCACTGTGGAGACCAATGGCCGCCTGGTGAAAGGAGAAGCGTTGCGTGAGGCGATCGAGACCGTGGATCGCGAGACCGATGGTGCGCCCGAATACTTCCTGATCAACTGTGCGCACCCCACGCATTTCGAAGACGCGTTGAAGGCGGGCGAAGCCTGGACCGAACGTATCCATGGCATCAGGGCCAACGCCTCGACAAAGAGCCATGTCGAACTCGACGAATCCGAAACGCTCGATGCGGGCGACCCGGCCGATCTCGGGCGGCGTTATGTTGCGCTCAGGAACGCGTTTCCGACGATGCGCATTCTTGGCGGCTGCTGCGGCACCGATCACCGGCACGCCGCCGCCATTTGCGAGGCGTGCGTGCCACCGCGGGCCCTCAGCGCGTGA